From a region of the Eretmochelys imbricata isolate rEreImb1 chromosome 6, rEreImb1.hap1, whole genome shotgun sequence genome:
- the VCPKMT gene encoding protein N-lysine methyltransferase METTL21D isoform X1, whose translation MAGPGFVRTLEKRDGSALRLQQRGAGGVGCVVWDAALVLAKFLESGARALRRRAVLELGAGTGAVGIMAATLGADVTVTDLEELQDLLNVNIEKNKHLVTGSVQAKVLKWGEDVKEFLPAPDYILMADCIYYEESLEPLLKTLKELSGPDTCIICCYEQRTMGKNPEIERKYFELLQMDFELEKVPLEKHDEEYRSEDIHILNIRRKKMAGISHREIFDHVN comes from the exons ATGGCGGGGCCGGGCTTCGTGCGGACGCTGGAGAAGCGGGACGGCTCGGCGCTGCGGCTGCAGCAGCGCGGCGCGGGCGGGGTGGGCTGCGTGGTGTGGGACGCCGCCCTGGTGCTGGCCAAGTTCCTGGAGAGCGGGGCCCGGGCCCTGCGCCGCCGCGCCGTGCTGGAGCTGGGCGCGGGCACCGGCGCCGTGGGCATCATGGCGGCCACGCTGGG gGCAGATGTTACGGTCACTGACCTTGAGGAACTTCAGGATTTGCTGAATGTTAATATTGAAAAGAACAAGCATCTAGTCACAGGCTCAGTTCAAGCCAAGGTACTGAAATG GGGTGAAGATGTAAAAGAATTTCTGCCTGCACCAGATTATATACTTATGGCAGACTGCATTTACTATGAGGAG TCACTAGAGCCATTACTGAAGACCCTGAAAGAACTTTCAGGTCCTGATACCTGTATCATATGCTGTTACGAACAAAGGACTATGGGTAAAAACCCGGAAATAGAGAGAAAATACTTTGAG CTGCTCCAGATGGACTTTGAGTTGGAAAAGGTTCCCCTGGAGAAACATGATGAGGAGTATCGGAGTGAAGACATTCACATCTTGAACATCCGAAGGAAAAAAATGGCAGG AATTTCCCATCGTGAGATCTTTGACCATGTTAACTGA
- the VCPKMT gene encoding protein N-lysine methyltransferase METTL21D isoform X2, giving the protein MAGPGFVRTLEKRDGSALRLQQRGAGGVGCVVWDAALVLAKFLESGARALRRRAVLELGAGTGAVGIMAATLGADVTVTDLEELQDLLNVNIEKNKHLVTGSVQAKVLKWGEDVKEFLPAPDYILMADCIYYEESLEPLLKTLKELSGPDTCIICCYEQRTMGKNPEIERKYFELLQMDFELEKVPLEKHDEEYRSEDIHILNIRRKKMNFPS; this is encoded by the exons ATGGCGGGGCCGGGCTTCGTGCGGACGCTGGAGAAGCGGGACGGCTCGGCGCTGCGGCTGCAGCAGCGCGGCGCGGGCGGGGTGGGCTGCGTGGTGTGGGACGCCGCCCTGGTGCTGGCCAAGTTCCTGGAGAGCGGGGCCCGGGCCCTGCGCCGCCGCGCCGTGCTGGAGCTGGGCGCGGGCACCGGCGCCGTGGGCATCATGGCGGCCACGCTGGG gGCAGATGTTACGGTCACTGACCTTGAGGAACTTCAGGATTTGCTGAATGTTAATATTGAAAAGAACAAGCATCTAGTCACAGGCTCAGTTCAAGCCAAGGTACTGAAATG GGGTGAAGATGTAAAAGAATTTCTGCCTGCACCAGATTATATACTTATGGCAGACTGCATTTACTATGAGGAG TCACTAGAGCCATTACTGAAGACCCTGAAAGAACTTTCAGGTCCTGATACCTGTATCATATGCTGTTACGAACAAAGGACTATGGGTAAAAACCCGGAAATAGAGAGAAAATACTTTGAG CTGCTCCAGATGGACTTTGAGTTGGAAAAGGTTCCCCTGGAGAAACATGATGAGGAGTATCGGAGTGAAGACATTCACATCTTGAACATCCGAAGGAAAAAAATG AATTTCCCATCGTGA